The proteins below are encoded in one region of Kiritimatiellia bacterium:
- the sufD gene encoding Fe-S cluster assembly protein SufD, producing MTTAQLESLAHVIPGFSEGARPRVAEPPLLKSKRDAAFAAYLELPAPTARDDEWRRTDPSLFPFEQFSPAPVPARQDSAYAPGPWDAEFDVVVSVGDEALSILDASGAIARGEIVVTTLADAAVQHPELVSRYLQGPARVKEARKFSLLADAFWQIGLFIYVPPNRGVDRGVFVRYSHAHAGRAVVPRLLAIVDRGGRLTLAEHYESPADKDLLAISSRELYACAGASLRSASLQEWGGQTYHIGEDWVRAERDARVEWVTLLLGGRVSKMMVSCDVHEPNANAFMSGLFFASGNQRVDQKTLQLHSAPHTYSNLLYKGAVKDSGHSVYQGIIEAAPGAIKVDAYQMNNNLILSEGARADSLPGLQIDADDLKCSHGATIGNIDPNQLFYLRARGLSDAEARQMLVMGFFEEVIARVPYEFMRERVREDVRRKVGDAV from the coding sequence ATGACCACGGCACAACTTGAGAGTCTTGCCCACGTCATCCCCGGCTTCAGCGAGGGTGCGCGTCCCCGCGTGGCCGAACCGCCGCTTCTAAAATCGAAGCGGGACGCCGCCTTCGCGGCCTATCTGGAACTTCCCGCGCCCACCGCGCGGGATGACGAATGGAGGCGGACTGACCCGTCCCTGTTTCCGTTTGAACAGTTCTCCCCAGCCCCGGTTCCCGCCCGCCAGGATAGCGCGTACGCGCCCGGACCTTGGGATGCGGAGTTTGATGTGGTGGTGAGTGTGGGCGACGAGGCCCTGTCTATCCTGGATGCCTCAGGCGCGATTGCCCGGGGCGAGATTGTGGTGACAACGCTCGCGGATGCGGCTGTTCAGCACCCGGAGCTGGTCAGTCGCTATCTGCAAGGGCCGGCCCGCGTCAAGGAGGCGCGGAAATTCAGCCTGCTTGCGGATGCCTTTTGGCAAATCGGGTTGTTCATCTACGTGCCGCCGAATCGCGGCGTCGATCGCGGTGTTTTCGTTCGGTACTCGCATGCTCATGCCGGCCGAGCTGTCGTGCCGCGTCTGCTCGCGATCGTTGACCGCGGCGGTCGCTTGACTCTCGCGGAACATTACGAATCGCCCGCCGACAAAGACTTGCTGGCAATCTCGTCCCGGGAACTGTATGCCTGCGCGGGCGCCTCGTTGCGCTCGGCATCGCTCCAGGAGTGGGGGGGCCAAACCTATCACATTGGGGAGGATTGGGTGCGAGCGGAACGCGACGCCCGTGTGGAATGGGTCACGCTGCTACTGGGGGGCCGGGTCAGCAAGATGATGGTCTCCTGCGACGTCCACGAGCCCAACGCGAATGCCTTCATGAGCGGATTGTTTTTCGCGAGCGGGAATCAGCGCGTCGACCAGAAAACTCTCCAACTTCACTCCGCCCCTCATACCTATAGCAACCTCCTCTACAAGGGGGCTGTCAAGGACAGCGGGCATTCCGTATATCAGGGCATCATCGAAGCCGCCCCGGGCGCGATCAAGGTCGACGCTTACCAGATGAACAACAATCTGATCCTCAGCGAGGGCGCGCGCGCCGATTCACTACCCGGTTTGCAGATTGACGCCGACGATCTCAAATGCAGCCACGGCGCCACGATCGGGAACATCGACCCGAATCAACTATTTTATCTGCGGGCGCGCGGCCTGTCCGACGCGGAGGCCCGCCAGATGCTCGTCATGGGCTTTTTCGAAGAGGTGATCGCGCGTGTGCCATACGAGTTCATGCGCGAGCGGGTCCGCGAAGACGTCCGCCGAAAGGTGGGAGATGCTGTATGA